The sequence below is a genomic window from Rhinolophus sinicus isolate RSC01 chromosome X, ASM3656204v1, whole genome shotgun sequence.
ATCCATATTTGCTCTAATTGGAAACTCACACAGACattgaaaactattttgaaaatacttaaaactgtatctaaaataacaataacaaggTGTTCTCATGTTACTGCCAGGAACCTCATGTTTTCACAGACAAAACATCTCTCTtctccaaaatgaaaaaacacacaaaatctcGGGGTGGGGGACAGTGGCCTGTGTGTTTGGGTGTTGGCTCTCCTGAATGACAAGGTGCATGGCGGGGACGGGGGAGGTAGTTCCCCAGTCGGCTGTTCGTTCTGTCTCTGGTGATTTGTTTTCTTGGTCCAAGTGCACGGAGAAAGCCCAGGAGCTCTTACAGCCATGAGAAAGGGACCTTGAGCGGGTCTTGGGGACAGTCCCCCTGAGATGCTGGGACTGCCCTGTAAGAAGGGCCTGGTGACAGGCGACTCTGGGAAATCCTTAATCCATGATCCTGATGCTGAAAAGAAAGCAGGTGTCAGTGTCCCGGGGCTGCCACGGCAATGACCACAATGCAGGGTTAAAACAATGGAAACGCATCCTTGTCTGGAGACCAGGAGTCTGAGGTCAGCTGTCCCAGGGCCATGTTTCCTCCGGAGGCCCCAGGGgacggtccctcctgccccttccagctcctgggggctccaggcgtccccgggctggtggccgcctccctcccatctctgcctccatctccacgtggcgtctcctctgtgtctgtgtccctcctcttctgtctctgatgaggacactgtcattgggtTCAGGGCCCCCTGATCCAGGATGACCTCACCTCAGACCCCTCACTCGGTCCCATCTGCACAGACTCTTTACAAATAACGCCAAGCTTCTGGGTTCTAGGAGGACACGTTTTTGGGGGGACACTGTGCATTCCACTATAATTGCTATCAAGATTGGGCTCTGCACAGATTCCCAACACTCAGGAAATGCCTGGTGGGTACAATTTCTTATCTAACCCCCTGAGTGATGTGTACTGCTGTTCGAAAGCTTGCACACATAATAGACACCTTTCAAAAAAACCCAGCTGCCCATTTGGTCGCCCCAGCCCTGATGGGTGAGTCAGAGGGACGGCGTGTGGGGCCGTCAGCGACAGGCAACGCAGGGAGCTGGCTCCCGGGTCGTGAAAACCTGGCTCAGAGGGGGTGGTGCCTTGTATCTATGCACAGGAAATGTGGCTTTCTGCACTCAGGCGTGACTGTCCACGGGGACACCTCAAGATGTTCCAGAATCGGGAAATCCATGTTACCCCAATATGCTTACAGATCACGGATGGGCCTGTGCTCACCATAGAGGACGTTCCAAACGGCATCATTTTCAAACGTGACATTCGACTAAAAAAATGCTTTAGTGCCTCTTAAGCTAACTCGAAGGCCGCTTGGGTGGGCCACGTTACGATCTCGTTTTTGCTGCGTTGATGCGTTTGAGGAACCTCAGGTGGCGAGTGATGTTGCTTGTGACGAGGTGTCAGGTCGTGGTGGGTCTTGGGCTGGCAGGGTGCTTGTCAATGCAGTGTCCCCAGAGATGGCCCGCCTGGTGCTGCTGCTGGGTGGGTGGCTCTCCTAGGATGGTCAGCCACTGAGGTGAGGGGAGAGCTGTGAGCAGCACAAAGACAGTCAAAGAAACACGTGTCCTCAGACGTGTGGAGTCGCCCCGTGTGTAGGACTGACCTGGACGGAAGCACGTGCCCATGTGTCCGATGCTCCCTTCCACTTTGCCAAAGCCACGGAGGCCAGGAAAGGCTGCCTGTGGGGTCCCTCTGCCTTGTGTGTCAAAGCCCAGCTGCTGGCGCCGCCCGTCCACTCTTCGCTGTCTGCCTGCCTGGGTCCCTTCTCATGCTGTTTGTCTCACTGCTTCTCAGCAGGTGGTCACGATTGAGTGGCACGCTGCCGGCCGGCCCCGGCGCAGACACCGTGATGGAGGCCAAAGGCCTGGACGGCTCCCCGACGGACCTCAAGCTGGTGGCCCACCCCCGTGCCAAGAGCAAAGTGTGGAAGTATTTTGGCTTTGACACCAACGCCGAGGGCTGTATCCTGCAGTGGAAGAAAATCTACTGCCGTATTTGCATGGCTCAGATCGCCTACTCCGGGAACACGTCCAACCTCTCCTACCACCTGGAGAAGAACCACCCCGACGAGTTCTGTGAGTTCATCAAAAGCAACACCGAGCAGATGCGGGAGGCCTTCGCCTCGGCCTTCTCCAAGCTGAAGCCTGAGGCCTCGCAGCCCGCTGCCCAGGACCCGCTGGCCGCCAAGGCCACCCACAGCCACGACAGTAAGAGGCAGCAGGAGCTGACGGCCGCTGTACTCGGCCTCATCTGCGACGGGCTGTACCCCGCCTCCATCGTGGACGAGCCCACCTTCCGGGTCCTGCTGAAGACGGCCGAGCCCCGCTACGAGCTGCCCAGCAGGAAGTACCTGTGCACCAAGGCCATCCCGGAGAAGTACGGGGCTGTCCGCGAGGCGGTGCTGAAGGAGCTCGCCGACGCGGCCTGGTGTGGCATCTCCACCGACCTGTGGAGGAGCGAGAACCAGAACAGGACCTACGTCACGCTGGCCGCCCACTTCCTGGGCGGCGGGTCCCCCGGCTCCCTCACTGTGACCTCGCGGTGCCTGAAGACGTTCGAGGTGCCCGAAGAGAACGCGGCCGAGACCATCACCCGAGTGCTGTACGAGGCCTTCATCGAGTGGGGCGTGAACGCCAAGGTGTCGGGGGCCACGACGGACTGCGGCAGGGACATCGTGAAGGCCTGTTCCCTGCTGGACATCTCGGTGCACATGCCGTGCTTGGGCCACTCTTTCAACGCCGGCATCCGGCAGGCCTTCCAGCTGCCCAAGCTGGGCGGGCTCCTGGCACGCTGCCGCAAGCTGGTGGACTACTTCCAGCAGTCCGCGGTGGCCATGTACATGCTGTACGAGAAGCAGAAGCAGGAACACGTGGGCCATTGCATGCTGGTCAGCGACCGCGTGTCCTGGTGGGGAAGCACGCTGGCCATGCTGCAGCGACTCAAGGAGCAGCAGTTTGTCATTGCCGGCGTGCTGGTGGAGGACAGCAACAATCACCACCTCATGCTGGAGGCGGCCGAGTGGGCCACCGTGGAGGGGCTGGTGGAGCTGCTGCAGCCCTTCAAGCAAGTGGCCGACATGCTGTCGGCCTCCAAGCACCCCACCATCAGCATGGTGAAACCTCTGCTGCACATGCTTCTCAACAGCACGCTCAACATCAAGGAGACAGACTCCAAGGAGATCAGCATGGCCAAAGAGGTGATCGCCAAGGAGCTCGCCAAGACCTACCAGCAGGCGCCCGAGGTGGACATGTTTCTCAACGTGGCCACCTTCCTGGACCCGCGCTACAAGAGGCTGCCCTTCTTGTCGGCCTTCGAGAGGCAGCAGGTGGAGAACCGGGTGGTGCAGGAGGCCAAGGGTCTCCTGGACAAGATCAAGGACGGCACCTACCGGCCGCCCGACGAGAAGCTCTACGCGCTGCCCGAGGAGCCCCCGGTGAAGAAGCTGGTGGTGGCGTCCACGCCGCCCGCGCCCGCCAGCGTCATCAACGAGATGCTGGCCGAGATCTTCTGCCCCACGGGGGGCGTGGAGGACCAGGAGGAGTGGCAGGCGCAGGTGCTGGAGGAACTGAGCAACTTCAAGTCGCAGAAGGTCCTGGGGCTCCACGAGGACCCCCTCAAGTGGTGGTCCGACCGCCTGGCGCTGTTTCCCGTGCTGCCGCAGCTGCTGCGCAAGTACTGGTGCGTGGCGGCCACGCGCGTCTGCGCCGAGCGCCTCTTCGGCTCCTCCGCCAACGTGGTCAGCGCCAAGCGCAACCGCCTGGCCCCCGC
It includes:
- the ZBED1 gene encoding E3 SUMO-protein ligase ZBED1; the protein is MEAKGLDGSPTDLKLVAHPRAKSKVWKYFGFDTNAEGCILQWKKIYCRICMAQIAYSGNTSNLSYHLEKNHPDEFCEFIKSNTEQMREAFASAFSKLKPEASQPAAQDPLAAKATHSHDSKRQQELTAAVLGLICDGLYPASIVDEPTFRVLLKTAEPRYELPSRKYLCTKAIPEKYGAVREAVLKELADAAWCGISTDLWRSENQNRTYVTLAAHFLGGGSPGSLTVTSRCLKTFEVPEENAAETITRVLYEAFIEWGVNAKVSGATTDCGRDIVKACSLLDISVHMPCLGHSFNAGIRQAFQLPKLGGLLARCRKLVDYFQQSAVAMYMLYEKQKQEHVGHCMLVSDRVSWWGSTLAMLQRLKEQQFVIAGVLVEDSNNHHLMLEAAEWATVEGLVELLQPFKQVADMLSASKHPTISMVKPLLHMLLNSTLNIKETDSKEISMAKEVIAKELAKTYQQAPEVDMFLNVATFLDPRYKRLPFLSAFERQQVENRVVQEAKGLLDKIKDGTYRPPDEKLYALPEEPPVKKLVVASTPPAPASVINEMLAEIFCPTGGVEDQEEWQAQVLEELSNFKSQKVLGLHEDPLKWWSDRLALFPVLPQLLRKYWCVAATRVCAERLFGSSANVVSAKRNRLAPAHVDEQVFLYENARGGAEAEPEDEDEGEWGLDHEQVFPLGDAVHAGLFGLRDGAFL